The following coding sequences lie in one Haloarcula marina genomic window:
- a CDS encoding PQQ-binding-like beta-propeller repeat protein, whose product MWAADISSRHFAVGSDRVYAAHPDDYVIALDRASGEEQWRSLGNTDFGHVDGYLPSIAVIAPGSVTHVLGRDNDGDEYALFRIAETGDVVERRPLDRVPMGMMMTSDGLMLDLSVEGEHEVSREYSTSHCDYAGGAVEWLDSDLRVTQSIDKPDEACRFDLLDAVGSFALFDGAFIRGFDATTGTQWKRELYSDGGVVQSDGGCFLITLNEGLLRLNPGDGSTVWQFEQYAGGRGIAAGDETVYLAGAGLSAIRTADGTRRWRQSINGTPVADPVVTADGVWVLTEQEIVLFDTVSGELYHRSPSPAMDRHPRLFADEGQVLVTSTAGARVFQVQ is encoded by the coding sequence ATGTGGGCGGCAGACATCTCCTCGCGTCACTTCGCTGTCGGGAGCGACCGGGTGTATGCGGCGCATCCAGACGATTACGTCATCGCGTTGGACCGCGCGTCCGGCGAGGAGCAATGGCGGTCGCTCGGAAACACTGACTTCGGACACGTCGATGGCTATCTCCCGTCTATCGCTGTGATAGCACCGGGCTCTGTGACGCACGTCCTAGGGCGGGACAACGACGGCGACGAATACGCCCTCTTCCGGATTGCAGAAACCGGCGACGTCGTGGAACGGCGACCGCTCGACCGCGTTCCCATGGGAATGATGATGACCTCGGATGGCCTCATGCTGGACCTCAGCGTCGAGGGAGAACACGAGGTGTCGCGGGAATACAGTACCAGCCACTGCGATTACGCCGGCGGTGCCGTCGAATGGCTCGACTCGGATTTACGCGTAACGCAGTCTATCGACAAACCTGACGAGGCCTGTCGGTTCGATTTGCTCGACGCCGTTGGCTCGTTCGCCCTCTTCGACGGTGCGTTTATCCGGGGTTTCGACGCCACCACCGGCACACAATGGAAACGCGAACTGTATTCAGACGGCGGTGTCGTTCAGTCGGACGGCGGCTGCTTCCTGATCACGCTCAACGAGGGTCTCCTCCGGCTGAATCCGGGTGACGGGTCGACTGTCTGGCAGTTCGAACAATATGCGGGCGGCAGGGGCATCGCGGCCGGTGACGAAACGGTCTATCTCGCCGGCGCTGGACTGTCGGCGATACGTACAGCGGATGGAACTCGGCGATGGAGGCAATCAATCAACGGGACTCCCGTCGCAGATCCGGTCGTCACTGCCGACGGCGTCTGGGTCCTCACCGAGCAGGAAATCGTGCTCTTTGACACTGTGAGCGGAGAACTGTATCACAGGAGTCCGTCGCCGGCGATGGACAGGCACCCACGATTGTTCGCCGACGAGGGCCAAGTGCTGGTCACCAGTACCGCAGGCGCCAGGGTATTCCAGGTCCAGTAG
- a CDS encoding MBL fold metallo-hydrolase has translation MPSPTSDETDRRDAPRFRLNRREWLAGSAALLGLGGLGSATAHPLSFSAQDAAVGANASLQQQYDLRDLGDGLYFLSDGTYQIMFLVSNEGVVVVDAPPSLVASIFPAVDEVTDQPITHLVYSHYHADHIGGASLFDDEVEIIAHEETERLLSQFEDPNRPAPTKTFTGSYNLEVGDQELDLDYRGPNHTPDNLFIYAPDHAVLMLVDVIFPGWIPFKALAVSQNIHGYIEAHEIALRYDFDTLVAGHLAEPGTPEDVRTQLDFVTDLKANSEEAIESVDFQAVAQEAESTNPWVLFDAYLNALTEQAAEATLETWSGRLQGAEVFMESHAETMIEALRVDYGILGPFGPPEEVS, from the coding sequence ATGCCATCGCCAACCTCGGACGAAACCGACAGACGAGACGCACCGCGATTCCGACTGAACCGACGTGAGTGGCTCGCGGGGTCGGCAGCATTACTCGGCCTCGGCGGTCTGGGTAGTGCGACAGCTCACCCCCTTTCGTTCTCGGCCCAAGATGCCGCCGTCGGCGCCAATGCTTCCCTACAGCAACAATACGACCTCAGAGATCTCGGTGATGGGTTGTACTTTCTCTCTGACGGAACGTACCAGATAATGTTTCTCGTATCCAACGAGGGCGTCGTCGTAGTGGACGCACCGCCGTCGCTCGTCGCCAGCATCTTCCCAGCCGTCGACGAAGTTACTGACCAACCGATCACGCACCTCGTCTACAGCCATTACCATGCAGACCACATCGGTGGAGCGAGCCTGTTCGACGACGAGGTAGAAATCATCGCCCACGAGGAGACCGAACGGTTGCTCTCGCAGTTTGAGGATCCCAATCGGCCGGCACCGACGAAAACTTTCACGGGGAGTTACAACCTCGAGGTCGGCGATCAGGAACTCGATCTCGATTACAGGGGACCGAACCACACGCCGGACAACCTCTTCATTTACGCACCCGACCATGCGGTGTTGATGCTGGTCGACGTGATCTTCCCCGGTTGGATTCCCTTCAAAGCCCTCGCCGTCTCACAGAATATCCACGGCTACATCGAGGCCCACGAGATAGCTTTGCGCTACGATTTCGACACGCTCGTAGCCGGCCACCTCGCGGAGCCAGGGACACCGGAGGACGTCCGGACGCAACTCGATTTTGTCACCGATTTGAAAGCAAACTCGGAGGAAGCGATCGAGTCGGTGGACTTTCAGGCCGTCGCCCAGGAAGCCGAGTCGACCAACCCGTGGGTGCTCTTCGACGCGTATCTAAACGCCCTGACCGAGCAGGCAGCGGAGGCGACGCTCGAAACGTGGTCCGGTCGGCTTCAGGGTGCAGAGGTGTTCATGGAGAGTCACGCTGAGACGATGATAGAGGCTCTCAGGGTCGACTACGGGATTCTCGGACCGTTCGGCCCTCCCGAGGAGGTCAGTTGA
- a CDS encoding sensor histidine kinase, with protein MKWLFIGYVMLFSVTAVVCLATIPRARSIQHPGTRKGLIGLLGSVSLWSAGYVGYFLAPTEPVKYAFYIIGFVFAFVAVGAWLYFCAAYTGRPPREAPYRNVAIGIFLVFTVLKFTNPLHNLYFTAEWTTDPFPHLAIQHQLLYWIVLGLSYAVIAVGFFMLIEQFYHTGTDSRPLIGLLGLTAIPTIVTILGEQIEEVLPLMYEPPGVALFAVGTLFVYIHRFEAIRLTGETDDPAVFLGTNRQILDYNQAASRIFPDLQDSIGTSVESVSSSLAEKISEKGILTVMSNDGIRAYEVSSAPFMAGEVQTGQLVTLTDVTARESYREQLEEKTEQLEALNRMVRHDIRNDMQVILAWGEQLQNHVTVEGKDALDRVLRKSRHVIEITDIVGDFVESLSDERMAELEPIALDEILESELATVRDSHPDVTFRVSGNLPQVSVYANELLSSVFRNLFENAVQHNDEEIPEITVTYTETKETVRVQIADNGPGIHDSRKEQIFGKGQKGLNSPSTGIGLYLVYTLTRKFDGDVWVEDNEPKGAVFIVELLKS; from the coding sequence GTGAAGTGGCTTTTTATTGGCTATGTGATGCTTTTTTCGGTCACAGCGGTCGTCTGTCTTGCTACTATTCCACGTGCTCGGTCCATCCAGCATCCAGGAACGCGGAAGGGGCTCATCGGACTCTTGGGGTCGGTATCCCTTTGGTCAGCCGGCTACGTCGGATATTTCCTTGCTCCGACTGAACCAGTCAAATACGCGTTCTATATCATTGGCTTCGTCTTCGCATTTGTCGCAGTCGGTGCTTGGCTATACTTCTGTGCTGCCTATACAGGTCGTCCACCACGAGAAGCCCCCTACCGAAACGTCGCTATAGGCATCTTCCTAGTGTTTACTGTTCTCAAGTTCACTAATCCACTCCATAATCTCTATTTCACCGCTGAATGGACAACCGATCCGTTTCCACATCTCGCAATACAGCATCAATTGCTTTATTGGATCGTACTTGGGCTGTCCTATGCGGTCATCGCAGTTGGATTCTTTATGCTCATTGAACAGTTCTATCACACCGGAACAGACAGTCGTCCGCTCATAGGTCTTCTCGGCCTCACTGCGATTCCTACTATAGTGACGATCCTTGGCGAGCAAATCGAGGAAGTCCTTCCCTTGATGTATGAGCCCCCCGGTGTCGCGCTGTTCGCTGTGGGCACGCTATTCGTCTATATCCACCGGTTTGAGGCAATCAGATTGACTGGTGAGACTGACGACCCCGCCGTATTCCTGGGCACGAATAGACAGATTCTTGACTATAATCAAGCAGCCAGCAGAATTTTTCCGGACCTGCAGGATTCAATCGGTACCTCAGTTGAGTCTGTAAGTTCCTCACTTGCAGAAAAAATATCCGAGAAAGGGATACTCACAGTAATGTCGAATGACGGAATTCGGGCCTATGAGGTGTCATCTGCGCCATTTATGGCAGGTGAAGTTCAGACGGGCCAGTTAGTGACACTAACTGATGTCACAGCTCGGGAATCCTACCGGGAGCAACTCGAAGAGAAGACAGAACAACTCGAAGCTCTGAATCGTATGGTCCGCCACGACATCCGAAACGATATGCAAGTGATTCTCGCCTGGGGCGAACAACTTCAAAATCACGTCACGGTCGAGGGAAAAGACGCGCTTGACCGGGTGTTACGGAAATCCCGTCACGTGATTGAAATTACAGACATTGTGGGAGACTTTGTTGAGTCACTCTCGGATGAGCGAATGGCCGAGTTGGAACCGATTGCGCTGGATGAGATACTCGAATCCGAGCTCGCTACGGTACGTGATTCACATCCGGATGTGACCTTTCGCGTGTCGGGTAACCTACCGCAGGTATCGGTTTACGCAAATGAGCTGTTATCGTCTGTCTTCCGAAATCTATTCGAAAATGCGGTCCAGCACAACGACGAAGAGATACCGGAAATCACGGTTACCTACACAGAGACCAAAGAGACCGTTCGCGTTCAGATTGCGGATAATGGGCCAGGAATCCACGATAGCCGGAAAGAGCAGATCTTTGGGAAGGGTCAAAAAGGCCTCAACAGCCCCAGTACCGGTATTGGTCTCTATCTCGTCTACACATTAACGAGGAAGTTTGACGGGGACGTGTGGGTCGAAGATAACGAACCTAAAGGCGCAGTATTTATTGTCGAATTGTTGAAATCATAG
- a CDS encoding M48 family metallopeptidase, with amino-acid sequence MTDFGLQLRMLVVGAILFAFYIFAGTALSVLLGLPLLPVLLIGILVVPAIQYKLGKWLALRRAKDMPDDQRFGYVHQMVRRLSRDMSIDEPRLMMMDMGVPNAFAVGRKGAGVVVVSTELMQLLDDDELEGVVAHELAHIKNRDVITMVIGQSIGMLVGYVAYFAVLFGGERNIGSWILAMVASSLANALVMVFVLAISRYREYVADADARQAIGTGEPLARALEKISRGAEGRESTVDDSMSALCIFNADKGLFERLFSTHPPTEKRIDRLRN; translated from the coding sequence GTGACAGACTTCGGCCTGCAACTACGGATGCTCGTCGTCGGTGCAATCCTGTTTGCGTTCTACATATTCGCCGGGACTGCACTGTCGGTCCTCTTGGGACTGCCACTGCTACCGGTGTTACTGATCGGGATCCTCGTCGTCCCGGCGATCCAGTACAAACTGGGTAAATGGCTAGCGCTCCGTCGCGCCAAAGATATGCCCGACGACCAACGGTTCGGCTACGTCCACCAGATGGTCCGACGGCTCAGTCGAGATATGAGCATCGACGAACCACGCCTCATGATGATGGACATGGGCGTCCCGAACGCTTTCGCTGTCGGGCGGAAGGGTGCCGGGGTAGTCGTCGTCTCCACCGAATTGATGCAGCTGTTGGACGACGACGAACTCGAAGGTGTGGTCGCGCACGAACTGGCCCACATCAAGAACCGTGACGTGATTACCATGGTAATCGGGCAGTCGATCGGGATGCTCGTGGGCTACGTCGCGTACTTCGCGGTGCTGTTCGGTGGTGAGCGCAACATCGGGTCCTGGATTCTTGCGATGGTCGCCTCCTCGCTCGCAAACGCCCTAGTGATGGTGTTCGTCCTCGCCATCTCGCGGTACCGTGAGTACGTCGCTGATGCAGACGCCAGGCAAGCCATCGGCACCGGCGAGCCACTGGCCCGCGCCCTCGAAAAAATCTCTCGCGGTGCGGAGGGTCGGGAGTCGACTGTAGACGACAGCATGAGTGCCCTCTGTATCTTCAACGCGGACAAGGGGCTGTTCGAACGACTGTTCTCGACGCATCCGCCCACGGAGAAACGAATCGACCGACTCCGTAACTGA
- a CDS encoding PQQ-binding-like beta-propeller repeat protein, whose amino-acid sequence MRQPEKGAPHRDARIARRERGSFIRMESSISQEFYSDLIVLCQMLSSRTRRSLLLGVLSLSAGCLRGSQPTDQTDEDTETDEPTGTSGGTNETPQQLGESAFSFSYEIGAVPPELTVRYDTGPALSTANLQLVVDGTTLPWAELKGSSGDIEPGQAVTLTDGPDGLDWPLTPAAPVSVQYVSDGATTVLGQFNDGGAAAMKSAVPSNTGRNPGVVGGTRVEEAWTAEVGRVIQQVAIRDGTVYYGTYDRHFDARSLETGELQWEFDAAAPDIVSDDATISTVPAVTDDAVYLGAGNSAVGYRLDRETGDVEWEAEIAAFSPTVVDGTVYIGGGSGVMAVDAESGDVLWQKGIGWVADGAVAVAEDKVVAATRNGLVCQSAETGEEEWVYFGAGQENPPNPVVDDGTVYGVGGQGSGTLFALDIDDGSESWVLDLPVDRVDRTPIVGTETIFVCTQSGRQGIFAVDPSSGDIQWRGENLYGMQAFASESSVYTAGNPDGVAALDATTGNALWEFAPDSSGDIVSPIAAAEGYVVYVEKSGDRYELRALRERGE is encoded by the coding sequence TTGAGACAGCCAGAGAAGGGTGCGCCGCACAGAGATGCGAGGATTGCTCGACGAGAGAGAGGCTCCTTCATTCGTATGGAATCCAGTATATCGCAAGAATTTTATTCAGACCTAATAGTTCTTTGCCAAATGTTATCCAGTCGGACGCGGCGGTCTCTACTTCTCGGGGTATTGAGCCTCTCTGCGGGCTGTCTACGCGGTTCACAACCCACGGATCAGACGGACGAGGACACGGAAACAGACGAACCGACTGGCACCTCGGGCGGTACCAACGAAACGCCTCAGCAACTGGGCGAATCAGCGTTCTCGTTTTCGTACGAGATTGGCGCGGTACCACCGGAACTGACGGTTCGGTACGACACGGGTCCGGCTCTTTCGACGGCGAATCTCCAGCTAGTGGTCGACGGAACCACGCTTCCGTGGGCGGAGCTAAAGGGGTCTAGCGGAGATATCGAGCCAGGTCAGGCGGTCACGCTCACAGACGGTCCCGACGGACTCGATTGGCCCCTCACGCCCGCTGCACCTGTCTCGGTGCAGTATGTCAGCGACGGGGCGACGACCGTCCTCGGTCAGTTCAACGACGGCGGGGCGGCCGCGATGAAATCCGCAGTCCCGTCGAACACAGGCCGCAATCCGGGCGTGGTCGGTGGGACTCGAGTCGAGGAAGCGTGGACTGCCGAGGTAGGGAGAGTCATCCAGCAGGTCGCGATCCGCGACGGAACGGTCTATTACGGGACCTACGACCGACACTTCGACGCGCGGTCGCTGGAGACAGGCGAACTACAGTGGGAATTCGACGCGGCCGCGCCGGATATCGTCAGCGATGACGCGACGATTTCGACGGTCCCGGCGGTGACAGACGACGCAGTCTACCTCGGCGCGGGCAACAGCGCGGTCGGCTATCGGCTGGACCGCGAAACTGGCGACGTGGAATGGGAGGCCGAGATCGCGGCGTTCTCGCCGACAGTCGTCGACGGGACGGTCTACATCGGTGGAGGAAGTGGCGTGATGGCTGTGGATGCCGAATCTGGCGACGTTCTCTGGCAGAAGGGTATCGGCTGGGTTGCCGACGGTGCCGTGGCCGTCGCAGAGGACAAAGTGGTCGCCGCAACCAGAAACGGCTTGGTCTGTCAATCGGCCGAAACCGGCGAGGAAGAGTGGGTTTACTTCGGTGCCGGGCAGGAGAATCCACCCAATCCGGTCGTCGACGACGGCACAGTCTACGGCGTCGGTGGGCAGGGAAGCGGAACGCTATTCGCGCTCGATATCGACGACGGGTCCGAGTCCTGGGTGCTGGACCTCCCCGTGGACCGGGTCGACAGGACACCCATCGTCGGTACCGAGACGATATTCGTCTGTACTCAGTCTGGCCGTCAGGGTATCTTTGCCGTCGATCCCTCGAGCGGAGATATCCAGTGGCGCGGCGAAAACTTGTACGGCATGCAGGCGTTCGCCTCGGAGAGTTCGGTTTATACGGCTGGAAATCCCGATGGGGTTGCCGCGCTCGACGCGACCACTGGCAACGCGCTTTGGGAGTTTGCGCCGGATTCGTCCGGTGACATCGTCTCCCCCATCGCCGCCGCCGAGGGGTATGTCGTCTACGTCGAGAAATCGGGTGACCGATACGAATTGAGAGCGCTTCGAGAGCGGGGTGAGTGA
- a CDS encoding MaoC/PaaZ C-terminal domain-containing protein — translation MPVDPVCGMEIPTETAEATTEYEGDSFYFCSNDCRALFASAPEKYVDTPHPHLVEAGGAILPRLPYGRAKGEFDIDITDPTALQEGDNVSFSKVITDDDVRKFAEATSDTNALHLNDTFAEKTRFGHRIVHGTLVSGLISAALACFPGLTIYISQNLEFRRPVDIGDSLTAQCKIVDELEDDRYRLTTRIENDAGKIVLDGTATVLIDALPE, via the coding sequence ATGCCAGTTGACCCCGTGTGTGGGATGGAAATCCCGACAGAGACCGCCGAAGCGACTACCGAGTACGAAGGCGATTCATTCTACTTCTGCTCGAACGACTGCCGAGCGTTGTTTGCTAGCGCGCCCGAGAAGTACGTCGATACACCCCATCCACATCTTGTTGAGGCAGGCGGGGCTATCCTCCCCCGTTTGCCATACGGCCGTGCGAAAGGTGAATTCGACATCGATATCACAGACCCCACGGCCCTCCAAGAGGGCGACAACGTGAGTTTCTCGAAGGTGATCACGGATGACGACGTCCGGAAGTTCGCCGAGGCGACCAGCGACACGAACGCCCTCCACCTCAACGACACGTTCGCGGAGAAAACGCGGTTCGGCCACCGGATCGTCCACGGGACGCTCGTCTCCGGATTGATTAGCGCCGCCCTCGCGTGTTTCCCCGGCCTCACGATTTACATCTCGCAGAATCTCGAGTTCCGACGCCCGGTCGACATCGGCGACTCACTGACGGCCCAGTGCAAGATCGTCGACGAACTCGAAGACGACCGGTATCGCCTCACGACACGAATCGAGAACGATGCTGGTAAGATCGTCCTCGATGGAACAGCGACAGTGCTGATCGACGCTCTTCCGGAGTGA
- a CDS encoding diacylglycerol/lipid kinase family protein, producing MGPTRVVVRNPNSGDGKRTKRAKTIAANRGWEVLDSQGGEHTIELAAQAAQRADTVVACGGDGTLNKTVQGVQNAGLLDDVSMGVLPAGTGNDFADNIGIRGIDHAFEVIDSGECRRLDLGTANDRLFLNSCVGGLTAESSAKTSRSLKRRLGVLAYVLTTLSTTRDFEPLSLWVSVGPERDPAWAGEALMLLVGNGRRFPGEQMRQANMEDGMVNAVIIEDAPAIDYLSKGAADRLLRRRASHLTRIKSSHLHVTHDGDPVQFSLDGEMIETNELTVDSNPGAIEFFVGDDYDPAPEEWSRPVKN from the coding sequence ATGGGTCCGACCCGTGTCGTCGTCAGGAATCCCAACAGCGGCGACGGCAAACGAACCAAGCGTGCGAAAACAATCGCGGCCAATCGCGGCTGGGAAGTCCTCGACAGTCAGGGCGGTGAGCATACCATCGAACTCGCAGCCCAAGCCGCCCAGCGAGCCGACACAGTAGTCGCGTGTGGCGGTGACGGAACGCTCAACAAAACCGTCCAGGGCGTCCAGAACGCTGGCCTGCTCGACGATGTGTCCATGGGCGTTCTCCCGGCGGGTACCGGCAACGACTTCGCCGACAACATCGGGATCCGGGGTATCGACCACGCCTTCGAGGTCATCGACTCCGGCGAGTGTCGACGGCTAGACCTCGGGACGGCCAACGATAGACTGTTCCTGAACTCCTGTGTCGGTGGGCTGACTGCCGAATCGAGTGCGAAGACATCCCGCTCTCTCAAGCGACGACTGGGCGTCCTGGCATATGTCCTGACAACGCTCTCGACGACACGGGACTTCGAGCCACTCTCGTTGTGGGTGTCTGTGGGACCAGAGCGTGATCCGGCGTGGGCTGGCGAAGCCCTGATGTTGCTCGTCGGGAACGGTCGTCGGTTCCCCGGCGAACAGATGCGCCAAGCGAACATGGAAGACGGGATGGTCAACGCCGTCATCATCGAGGATGCACCAGCCATCGATTACCTCTCGAAAGGCGCGGCGGACAGACTCCTCCGTCGCCGAGCCAGCCACCTCACACGGATCAAGAGCTCACACCTCCACGTCACACACGATGGCGACCCCGTTCAGTTCAGCCTCGACGGTGAAATGATCGAAACGAACGAACTGACGGTCGATAGTAACCCGGGCGCGATCGAGTTCTTCGTTGGCGACGACTACGACCCCGCACCGGAAGAATGGAGCAGGCCCGTCAAGAATTGA